Proteins encoded together in one Rhizobacter sp. J219 window:
- the uppS gene encoding polyprenyl diphosphate synthase codes for MDSAKRVPRHIAIVMDGNGRWAKKRFMPRFVGHKFGVDALVGVVKACADRGVEYLTVFAFSSENWKRPAEEVSGLMSLAISTVSKHLTKMVGEGVRIRIVGDKSNVAPAVRAALDKAEESTRHNTRINLSVAFNYGGRWDVVQACQKAIAAGVAPEAIDEATLSRYMAMSFAPDPDLFIRTGGEVRVSNFLLWQAAYSEFVFSDCLWPDFGEAELDAALADYARRDRRFGLVSPADVTALIKA; via the coding sequence GTGGATTCAGCGAAGCGCGTCCCACGCCACATCGCCATCGTGATGGATGGCAACGGTCGTTGGGCCAAGAAGCGCTTCATGCCGCGCTTCGTCGGGCACAAGTTCGGCGTGGATGCACTGGTGGGGGTGGTCAAGGCTTGTGCAGACCGTGGTGTCGAGTATCTGACGGTGTTTGCGTTCTCGTCCGAGAACTGGAAACGGCCGGCTGAAGAGGTCTCGGGGCTGATGAGCCTCGCCATCTCGACCGTGTCCAAGCACCTGACGAAGATGGTGGGCGAGGGCGTGCGCATTCGCATCGTGGGTGACAAGTCCAATGTGGCGCCCGCCGTGCGCGCCGCACTGGACAAGGCTGAAGAGTCGACACGCCACAACACCCGCATCAACCTTTCGGTCGCGTTCAACTACGGCGGCCGGTGGGATGTCGTGCAGGCCTGCCAGAAGGCGATCGCGGCGGGCGTCGCGCCGGAGGCGATCGACGAAGCCACCTTGTCGCGCTACATGGCGATGAGCTTTGCGCCTGACCCCGATCTCTTCATCCGCACCGGCGGCGAAGTGCGCGTCAGCAATTTCCTGCTGTGGCAGGCGGCGTACTCGGAGTTCGTGTTCAGCGACTGCCTCTGGCCGGACTTCGGCGAAGCAGAGCTCGACGCGGCCTTGGCCGACTACGCCCGGCGAGACCGCCGCTTTGGATTGGTGTCGCCGGCGGACGTCACCGCGCTGATCAAGGCCTGA
- the frr gene encoding ribosome recycling factor: MSIADIRKNAEQKMAKSIESFKNESGKIRTGRAHPGILDQVQVDYYGSMVPISQVANVSLLDARTISVQPWEKGMGPKIEKAIRESDLGLNPAAQGDLLRVPLPALTEERRRDLTKVVRSAAEDSRIAVRNLRRDANDQAKKLLKDKLITEDDERRSLDEVQKLTDRVIAEIDRLTSAKEAEIMAV; this comes from the coding sequence ATGAGCATCGCAGACATCCGCAAGAACGCCGAACAGAAGATGGCCAAGTCCATCGAGTCGTTCAAGAACGAATCCGGCAAGATCCGTACGGGCCGCGCCCACCCGGGCATCCTCGACCAGGTGCAGGTCGACTATTACGGTTCGATGGTCCCCATCAGCCAGGTCGCCAATGTGAGCCTGCTCGATGCGCGCACGATCAGCGTGCAGCCCTGGGAAAAGGGCATGGGCCCGAAGATCGAGAAGGCGATCCGCGAATCGGATCTCGGCCTCAACCCCGCTGCGCAGGGCGACTTGCTGCGTGTGCCGCTGCCTGCGCTGACCGAAGAGCGCCGACGTGATCTGACCAAGGTCGTGCGTTCGGCTGCCGAAGACTCGCGCATCGCCGTGCGCAACCTGCGCCGCGACGCGAACGACCAGGCCAAGAAGCTCCTGAAGGACAAGCTCATCACCGAAGACGACGAGCGCCGCTCGCTCGACGAGGTGCAGAAGCTCACCGACCGCGTCATCGCGGAAATCGACCGCCTCACCTCGGCCAAGGAAGCCGAGATCATGGCTGTCTGA
- the tsf gene encoding translation elongation factor Ts, with protein sequence MAAITASMVAELRAKTDAPMMECKKALTEANGDFDKAEELLRVKLGSKAGKAASRITAEGVVAAAVEGTTGAIVEVNCETDFVTKNDSFLALAKAAAELIAKHNPADIAALGALPYSQDGFGPTLEDVRKGLIGKIGENMSFRRFKRYANGGKLASYLHGTRIGVVVEFDGDDTAAKDVAMHVAAMKPVSLSAADVPATLIEKERSVASLKAAESGKPADIVTKMVEGSVQKYLKEVSLLNQVFVKAADGKQTVEQYLKSANTNVKGFTLYVVGEGIEKKVDDFAAEVAAQVAAAKGA encoded by the coding sequence TGGTCGCCGAGCTGCGCGCCAAGACCGACGCCCCGATGATGGAATGCAAGAAGGCCCTGACCGAGGCCAACGGCGATTTCGACAAGGCTGAAGAACTGCTGCGCGTCAAGCTGGGCAGCAAGGCCGGCAAGGCGGCCTCGCGCATCACCGCTGAAGGCGTGGTGGCCGCAGCCGTGGAAGGCACCACCGGCGCGATCGTCGAAGTCAACTGCGAAACTGACTTCGTCACCAAGAACGACTCCTTCCTGGCGCTGGCCAAGGCGGCGGCCGAGCTGATCGCCAAGCACAACCCGGCCGATATCGCCGCGCTGGGCGCGCTGCCGTATTCGCAGGACGGCTTCGGCCCGACGCTGGAAGACGTGCGCAAGGGCCTGATCGGCAAGATCGGCGAAAACATGTCGTTCCGCCGCTTCAAGCGCTACGCGAACGGCGGCAAGCTCGCCAGCTATCTGCACGGCACCCGCATCGGCGTGGTCGTCGAGTTCGACGGCGACGACACCGCTGCGAAGGACGTCGCCATGCACGTGGCCGCGATGAAGCCGGTGTCGCTGTCGGCCGCCGACGTGCCGGCCACGCTGATCGAGAAAGAGCGCTCGGTGGCGTCTCTCAAGGCTGCCGAATCGGGCAAGCCGGCGGACATCGTCACCAAGATGGTCGAAGGCTCGGTGCAGAAGTACCTGAAGGAAGTCAGCCTGCTGAACCAGGTGTTCGTGAAGGCCGCTGACGGCAAGCAGACCGTCGAGCAATACCTCAAGTCCGCCAACACCAACGTCAAGGGCTTCACGCTCTACGTGGTCGGCGAAGGCATCGAGAAGAAGGTCGATGACTTCGCCGCTGAAGTGGCGGCGCAAGTGGCGGCTGCCAAGGGCGCCTGA
- the bamA gene encoding outer membrane protein assembly factor BamA has product MRTLPVSSRLRLSFLRPSVLSIALGVALHAGSAWAVTPFVLKDIRVEGLQRSDAGTVFASLPFRIGDTYTDEKGAAALRALFATGLFKDVRVEVDGDVVVVIVDERAVIANIDFVGLKEFDKDVLIKSLKDFGIGEGLPFDKALADRAEQELKRQYLTKSLYAAEVVTTVTPQERNRVNVTFTITEGGPSRIREIRILGSKAFSESTLTGLFDLNDGSWLNWYTKGDRYSRSKLTADLETLRSYYLNRGYLEFAIESTEVSISGDKQDITVTVHIREGQPYTVTGVKLEGDYLGKEDEFKALVKIEPGEAYRAESVAETTKAFTDRFGTYGYAFARVDARPEIDRATGRVVLALVADPQRRVYVRRINVAGNSRTRDEVIRREFRQFESSWYDGNRIKLSRDRVDRLGYFKEVNIETNEVPGSPDQVDLTLTVAEKPTGNLSLGAGFSSADKLALSASIKQDNVFGTGNYLGVDVNTSKSARTLVVSAVDPYFTIDGISRAIDVFYRTQKPINSQGEEYEFITPGASIKFGVPFSEYDTVYFGAGIEQTKIKGTFGMPETYVQHIAQYGEKTTSVPITIGWTRDGRDSALVPNEGSYKRVNVEWGAAADTRYLRTNLQYQHYWPLSKRYTFAVNAELGWGEGLQGKPYPVFKRFYGGGLGTVRAFDQGTLGPVDVQGGYIGGTRRLNLNSELYLPVPGAGNDRTLRFFAYMDAGNVWDDKTSLDPLRLSAGLGLSWVSPVGPLKLSWGKPLRYERTDRIQRLQFQIGTAF; this is encoded by the coding sequence ATGCGCACTCTCCCTGTCTCGTCACGCCTCCGTCTGTCGTTCCTCCGTCCCAGCGTCCTGTCAATCGCATTGGGAGTGGCTTTGCACGCCGGATCGGCCTGGGCCGTGACGCCCTTCGTGCTGAAGGACATCCGCGTCGAAGGCCTGCAGCGCTCTGATGCCGGCACGGTGTTCGCGTCGCTGCCGTTTCGCATCGGCGATACCTACACCGACGAGAAAGGTGCGGCGGCGCTGCGCGCGCTCTTTGCGACAGGCCTCTTCAAGGACGTGCGCGTCGAGGTCGATGGCGACGTGGTGGTCGTGATCGTCGACGAGCGCGCCGTCATCGCCAACATCGACTTCGTCGGCCTGAAGGAGTTCGACAAGGACGTGCTTATCAAGTCGCTGAAGGACTTCGGCATCGGCGAGGGCCTCCCGTTCGACAAAGCCCTGGCCGACCGCGCCGAGCAGGAGTTGAAGCGCCAGTACCTGACCAAGAGCCTCTATGCCGCCGAGGTGGTGACGACCGTGACGCCGCAGGAGCGCAACCGCGTCAACGTGACCTTCACCATCACCGAAGGCGGCCCGTCGCGCATCCGCGAGATCCGCATCCTCGGCAGCAAGGCCTTTTCGGAAAGCACACTCACCGGGCTCTTCGACCTCAACGATGGCAGCTGGCTCAACTGGTACACCAAGGGCGACCGCTATTCGCGTTCCAAGCTCACGGCCGACCTGGAGACGCTGCGCTCGTACTACCTGAACCGGGGCTACCTCGAATTCGCGATCGAGTCGACCGAGGTGAGCATCTCCGGCGACAAGCAGGACATCACCGTCACGGTCCACATCCGCGAAGGGCAGCCGTACACGGTCACCGGGGTCAAGCTCGAGGGCGACTACCTCGGCAAGGAAGACGAGTTCAAGGCGCTGGTCAAGATCGAGCCTGGCGAGGCCTATCGGGCCGAGTCGGTGGCCGAGACCACCAAGGCCTTCACCGACCGCTTCGGCACCTACGGCTACGCCTTTGCGCGCGTCGATGCGCGCCCCGAGATCGACCGTGCGACCGGCCGTGTGGTGCTGGCGCTGGTGGCCGACCCCCAGCGCCGCGTCTACGTGCGGCGCATCAACGTCGCGGGCAACAGCCGCACGCGCGATGAAGTCATCCGCCGCGAGTTCCGCCAGTTCGAGTCGTCGTGGTACGACGGCAACCGCATCAAGCTGTCGCGTGACCGTGTCGATCGCCTGGGCTACTTCAAGGAAGTCAACATCGAGACCAACGAAGTGCCCGGCTCACCCGACCAGGTGGACCTGACGCTGACGGTGGCCGAGAAGCCGACGGGCAACCTGTCGCTCGGCGCGGGCTTTTCGAGCGCCGACAAGCTGGCGCTTTCGGCCTCGATCAAGCAGGACAACGTCTTCGGCACCGGCAACTACCTCGGCGTCGACGTCAACACCAGCAAGTCGGCCCGTACGCTGGTCGTCAGTGCGGTCGATCCGTACTTCACCATCGATGGCATTTCGCGTGCGATCGATGTCTTCTACCGCACCCAGAAGCCGATCAACAGCCAGGGCGAGGAGTACGAGTTCATCACCCCGGGCGCGTCGATCAAGTTCGGCGTGCCGTTCAGCGAGTACGACACGGTCTACTTCGGGGCCGGCATCGAGCAGACGAAGATCAAGGGCACCTTCGGCATGCCTGAGACCTACGTGCAGCACATCGCGCAGTACGGCGAAAAGACCACCTCGGTGCCGATCACCATCGGGTGGACGCGGGACGGCCGCGACAGCGCGCTCGTGCCCAACGAAGGCAGCTACAAGCGCGTCAACGTCGAGTGGGGTGCCGCTGCCGACACTCGCTACCTGCGCACCAACCTGCAATACCAGCACTACTGGCCCCTCTCGAAGAGGTACACCTTCGCCGTCAACGCCGAGCTGGGCTGGGGCGAGGGCCTGCAGGGCAAGCCCTATCCGGTGTTCAAGCGCTTCTATGGCGGTGGCTTGGGCACGGTGCGCGCCTTCGACCAGGGCACGCTCGGCCCGGTGGACGTGCAGGGCGGCTACATCGGCGGCACCCGCCGCCTGAACCTCAACAGCGAGCTGTATCTGCCGGTGCCCGGGGCCGGCAACGACCGCACCTTGCGCTTCTTCGCCTACATGGATGCCGGCAACGTGTGGGACGACAAAACCTCCCTCGACCCGCTGCGCCTGTCGGCCGGCCTGGGCCTGAGCTGGGTCTCGCCGGTCGGACCCTTGAAGCTCAGTTGGGGCAAGCCCTTGCGCTACGAGCGCACGGATAGAATCCAGCGTCTCCAATTCCAGATCGGGACCGCGTTCTAA
- the pyrH gene encoding UMP kinase, with protein MPAYKRILLKLSGEALMGDDAYGINRATIVRMVREIQEVTQLGCEVAVVIGGGNIFRGVAGGSVGMDRATADYMGMLATVMNALALADTMRQEGMTARVMSAIGIEQVVEPYVRPKALQYLEEGKVVVFAAGTGNPFFTTDTAAALRGAEIGAEIVLKATKVDGVYTADPKKDPTATRYSRVSFDEAITRNLQVLDATAFALCRDQKLPIKVFSIFKAGALKRVVLGEDEGTLVHV; from the coding sequence ATGCCGGCCTACAAGCGCATCCTGCTGAAACTTTCTGGCGAGGCCCTGATGGGCGACGATGCCTATGGCATTAATCGCGCCACCATCGTGCGCATGGTGCGTGAGATCCAGGAAGTGACGCAGCTCGGGTGCGAGGTGGCAGTGGTCATCGGCGGTGGCAACATCTTCCGCGGTGTGGCGGGCGGTTCGGTCGGCATGGACCGGGCGACCGCCGACTACATGGGCATGCTGGCGACGGTGATGAACGCGCTGGCGCTGGCTGACACCATGCGGCAAGAGGGTATGACGGCACGTGTGATGTCGGCCATCGGCATCGAGCAGGTCGTCGAGCCCTATGTGCGCCCCAAGGCGCTGCAGTACCTCGAAGAAGGCAAGGTGGTGGTCTTCGCCGCCGGCACCGGCAACCCCTTCTTCACCACCGACACGGCCGCGGCACTGCGAGGCGCCGAGATCGGCGCCGAGATCGTGCTCAAGGCCACCAAGGTCGACGGCGTCTACACCGCCGATCCCAAGAAGGACCCGACCGCCACGCGCTACAGCCGGGTCAGTTTCGACGAAGCCATCACCCGCAACCTGCAGGTGCTCGACGCCACGGCCTTCGCGCTGTGCCGCGACCAGAAGCTGCCGATCAAGGTCTTCAGCATCTTCAAGGCCGGCGCGCTTAAGCGTGTGGTGCTGGGCGAGGACGAGGGCACCCTGGTGCACGTGTGA
- the lpxD gene encoding UDP-3-O-(3-hydroxymyristoyl)glucosamine N-acyltransferase has protein sequence MAEAATLGEIAAHLGGELIGDPAHRITRIGPLEGATPSTISFLSNPKYQSQLAASEAGCVIVGPAARDAAIARGATLVTADAYLSFAHLTQWWAARTRPRDLPGVHPSAVIDSSAQVAKSASIGPFVVVEAGAVIEEDAVIGAQCFIGRDVRVGWGTRLSARVSLMYGTQIGARGVVHSGVVLGADGFGFAASPSGAVKIEQLGNVRIGNDVEIGANTCIDRGALDDTVIEDGVKIDNLVQIGHNCRIGAHTAIAGCTGIAGSSIIGSRCIIGGAAMITGHLKICDGTVISSCTAVTRSILKPGTYSGLFPMDDNATWEKNAATLRNLHALRERLRALEKKTP, from the coding sequence GTGGCCGAGGCTGCCACACTGGGTGAGATCGCCGCGCACCTGGGCGGCGAGCTGATCGGCGATCCGGCCCACCGCATCACGCGCATCGGGCCCCTGGAAGGCGCCACGCCATCCACCATCTCCTTCCTCTCCAACCCCAAGTACCAGAGCCAGCTGGCCGCATCCGAAGCGGGCTGCGTCATTGTCGGTCCGGCGGCACGAGATGCCGCCATCGCCCGCGGCGCGACCTTGGTGACGGCCGACGCCTACCTCTCGTTTGCGCACCTCACGCAGTGGTGGGCGGCGCGCACCCGCCCCCGCGACCTGCCGGGCGTTCACCCGAGCGCGGTCATCGATTCCTCCGCACAGGTGGCCAAGTCGGCCAGCATCGGCCCGTTCGTCGTGGTCGAAGCCGGCGCGGTGATCGAAGAAGACGCGGTGATCGGTGCCCAATGCTTCATCGGCCGAGACGTGCGTGTCGGTTGGGGCACGCGGCTATCGGCGCGTGTGAGCCTGATGTACGGCACCCAGATCGGTGCCCGTGGCGTCGTGCACAGCGGCGTCGTCCTGGGCGCTGATGGCTTCGGCTTCGCCGCCAGCCCGAGCGGCGCGGTCAAGATCGAGCAGCTGGGCAACGTGCGCATCGGCAACGACGTCGAGATCGGCGCCAATACCTGCATCGACCGCGGCGCACTCGACGACACCGTAATTGAAGACGGGGTGAAGATCGACAACCTCGTTCAAATCGGCCACAACTGCCGCATCGGCGCGCACACCGCGATCGCCGGCTGCACCGGCATCGCCGGCAGCTCGATCATCGGCAGCCGCTGCATCATCGGTGGCGCCGCCATGATCACCGGCCACCTCAAGATCTGTGACGGCACGGTCATCTCGTCGTGCACGGCGGTGACACGCTCGATCCTCAAGCCGGGCACGTACAGCGGCCTCTTTCCCATGGACGACAATGCCACCTGGGAAAAGAACGCGGCCACGCTGCGCAATTTGCACGCACTGAGAGAGCGCCTGCGTGCGCTCGAAAAGAAGACTCCTTGA
- a CDS encoding OmpH family outer membrane protein — protein MSRSSIKSVFSAVCLVVAASLAHAQSVKIAYVNSDKVMRDALPNQAGWVKLEADFNRREKELTELNSKLKAAATKLDRESVTLPDAERERRQRELIDQDRELQRKQRTYREDLAQRRNDEMIALRERVLAVIRQIAEKENYDLVVQEAFHASPRIDITDSVIKKLNEPAGK, from the coding sequence ATGAGCCGCTCATCCATCAAGTCGGTGTTCTCTGCCGTCTGCCTGGTCGTTGCCGCCTCGCTCGCGCACGCCCAGAGTGTGAAGATCGCCTATGTCAACAGCGACAAGGTGATGCGCGATGCCCTGCCGAACCAGGCTGGGTGGGTGAAACTGGAGGCCGATTTCAACCGGCGCGAGAAAGAACTCACCGAACTCAACAGCAAGCTCAAGGCGGCAGCGACCAAGCTGGACCGCGAAAGCGTCACCCTGCCCGATGCCGAGCGTGAGCGCCGCCAGCGCGAGCTGATCGACCAGGACCGGGAGTTGCAGCGCAAGCAGCGCACCTACCGGGAAGACCTCGCCCAGCGCCGCAACGACGAAATGATCGCGCTGCGCGAGCGGGTGCTGGCCGTGATCCGCCAAATCGCCGAGAAGGAGAACTACGACCTGGTCGTCCAGGAAGCCTTCCACGCCAGCCCGCGCATCGACATCACCGACAGCGTGATCAAGAAACTCAACGAACCTGCCGGAAAGTGA
- the fabZ gene encoding 3-hydroxyacyl-ACP dehydratase FabZ, which yields MMDIHQILKTLPHRYPILLVDRVVSIEKNKRIVAIKNVSINEPYFNGHFPHRPVMPGVLMLEALAQAAAILAIETMEIKLDDQTVFYFAGIDGARFKRPVEPGDQLSLEVDLERMKAGVCRFGARGLVAGELAVEAQLTCTMRRIA from the coding sequence ATGATGGACATCCACCAAATCCTGAAGACGCTGCCACACCGCTACCCCATCCTGCTGGTGGACCGGGTGGTGTCGATCGAAAAGAACAAGCGCATCGTGGCGATCAAGAACGTCAGCATCAACGAGCCGTACTTCAACGGCCACTTCCCGCACCGCCCGGTGATGCCGGGAGTGCTGATGCTCGAAGCGCTGGCGCAGGCCGCGGCCATCCTCGCCATCGAGACGATGGAGATCAAGCTCGACGACCAGACCGTCTTCTATTTCGCCGGCATCGACGGTGCGCGTTTCAAGCGCCCGGTCGAGCCGGGTGACCAGCTCTCGCTCGAAGTCGACCTGGAGCGCATGAAGGCCGGCGTGTGTCGCTTCGGCGCGCGTGGCCTCGTGGCCGGCGAACTGGCCGTCGAAGCCCAGCTGACCTGCACCATGCGTCGCATCGCCTGA
- the ispC gene encoding 1-deoxy-D-xylulose-5-phosphate reductoisomerase, giving the protein MSHPSSARMRVCILGSTGSVGANTLDVMARHPERFEVVALTAHSRVDELAAQCLAWKPRCAVLTQPGGAQALRDRLKAAGLRTEVLEGAAMLAQVAAHPDVDAVMAAIVGAAGLEPCIAAARAGKRLLLANKEALVVGGALFMAAVKEGGATLLPIDSEHSAIFQCLPEDRSTWARRIDHIVLTASGGPFRQRDPKTLASVTPDEACAHPNWVMGRKISVDSATMMNKALEVIEARWLFDLTPDQIRVVIHPQSIIHSMVVCRDNSVLAQLGTPDMRVPIAYGLSFPERIESGASALDFTQLAALQFEPPDMRRYPGLQLAWDTLRGAEGSTAVLNAANEVAVAAFLGGTIRFDQIHSVNAHTLDAITTSADACHSIEGLLALDDSARRAAEQQVSRLRAP; this is encoded by the coding sequence ATGTCACATCCTTCTTCGGCGCGCATGCGCGTCTGCATCCTGGGCTCCACCGGCAGCGTGGGCGCGAACACGCTCGACGTGATGGCGCGCCACCCCGAACGCTTCGAGGTGGTGGCGCTCACCGCTCACAGCCGCGTCGATGAGTTGGCCGCGCAATGCCTGGCGTGGAAGCCACGTTGCGCCGTGCTCACGCAACCCGGCGGCGCTCAGGCCCTGCGCGATCGTCTGAAGGCGGCTGGCCTGCGCACCGAGGTGCTGGAAGGCGCGGCCATGCTTGCGCAGGTGGCGGCGCATCCCGATGTCGATGCGGTGATGGCCGCCATCGTCGGCGCGGCGGGACTGGAGCCCTGCATCGCGGCAGCTCGTGCCGGCAAACGCCTGCTGCTCGCCAACAAAGAAGCGCTCGTCGTGGGAGGGGCGCTTTTCATGGCGGCGGTGAAGGAGGGCGGGGCCACGCTGCTGCCGATCGACAGCGAGCACTCGGCGATCTTCCAGTGCCTGCCCGAAGACCGCAGCACCTGGGCCCGGCGCATCGATCACATCGTGTTGACGGCCTCGGGTGGGCCCTTCCGTCAGCGGGACCCGAAGACGCTCGCCAGCGTGACTCCCGACGAGGCCTGCGCCCATCCCAACTGGGTGATGGGGCGCAAGATCTCGGTCGACTCGGCGACCATGATGAACAAGGCACTTGAGGTGATCGAGGCGCGTTGGCTGTTCGACCTCACGCCGGATCAGATCCGCGTGGTGATCCACCCGCAGAGCATCATCCACTCGATGGTGGTGTGCCGCGACAATTCGGTGCTCGCCCAGCTGGGTACGCCCGACATGCGCGTGCCCATCGCCTACGGCCTCTCCTTCCCCGAGCGCATTGAATCGGGTGCCAGCGCACTCGACTTCACCCAGCTGGCGGCGCTGCAGTTCGAGCCGCCCGACATGCGGCGTTACCCCGGCCTGCAACTCGCGTGGGACACGCTGCGTGGCGCCGAGGGGAGCACCGCTGTGCTCAACGCAGCCAACGAGGTGGCGGTGGCCGCCTTCCTCGGCGGAACCATCCGCTTCGACCAGATTCACAGCGTCAATGCGCACACGCTCGATGCCATCACCACCTCGGCGGATGCCTGCCATTCGATCGAAGGCCTGCTCGCGCTCGATGACAGCGCCCGCCGTGCCGCCGAGCAGCAGGTGAGCCGCTTGCGCGCCCCATGA
- a CDS encoding phosphatidate cytidylyltransferase, with amino-acid sequence MLKQRVITAIVMLLVLLPALFAPMAWPFALLMLVMAGAAAWEWGRLNGAATAAAVSMGVLTAAACGLALWGGWVRVGPNVAWWLAFAVWVLGGALALKVGVGSWPHLPRGARWLLGVAAIWTAWLALSSAKAAGINFLLSIFCLVWVADIAAYFGGKAFGRRKLAPAISPGKSWEGVWSGMLGVQVLAVAWIQADRHWQLASLDSASLFTLLLERLGVPGLVLALVFLSAMSVVGDLVESLVKRSAGAKDSSNLLPGHGGVLDRVDALLPVFPIAMALSTLGF; translated from the coding sequence ATGTTGAAGCAGCGTGTCATCACCGCGATCGTCATGTTGCTGGTCCTGTTGCCCGCACTTTTTGCGCCGATGGCGTGGCCGTTCGCGCTGTTGATGCTGGTCATGGCCGGCGCTGCCGCGTGGGAGTGGGGGCGACTCAACGGCGCTGCGACGGCTGCGGCCGTGTCGATGGGCGTCTTGACGGCCGCCGCCTGCGGGCTTGCTTTGTGGGGTGGTTGGGTGCGGGTCGGGCCGAATGTGGCCTGGTGGCTTGCATTTGCGGTCTGGGTGTTGGGGGGTGCGCTTGCACTCAAGGTCGGCGTCGGCTCGTGGCCGCATTTGCCGCGCGGGGCCCGATGGCTCTTGGGTGTGGCGGCGATCTGGACCGCGTGGCTCGCGCTCTCCAGCGCCAAGGCGGCCGGCATCAATTTCCTGCTGTCGATCTTCTGCCTCGTCTGGGTTGCCGACATCGCGGCCTATTTCGGTGGCAAAGCCTTTGGCCGGCGCAAGCTCGCACCGGCCATCAGCCCGGGCAAAAGCTGGGAAGGCGTGTGGAGCGGCATGCTCGGCGTGCAGGTGCTGGCGGTGGCGTGGATTCAAGCCGACCGTCATTGGCAACTGGCGTCGCTCGATTCCGCCAGCCTCTTCACCCTGCTGCTCGAACGGCTCGGGGTGCCAGGTCTGGTGCTGGCGCTTGTGTTCCTGAGTGCAATGAGCGTTGTCGGTGACCTGGTCGAATCGCTGGTGAAGCGCAGTGCCGGGGCCAAGGACAGCAGCAACCTCCTGCCGGGCCATGGCGGAGTGCTCGACCGGGTCGATGCGTTGCTGCCGGTGTTCCCGATCGCGATGGCGCTGAGCACGCTCGGCTTCTGA
- the rseP gene encoding RIP metalloprotease RseP: MTTVLAFILTLGVLIVIHEYGHYRVARACGVKVLRFSVGFGKVLWRRQPQPGGTEFVLSALPLGGYVRMLDEREGPVGPHELHMAFNRKPLRQRAAIVAAGPAANLLLAILLYAAQHWIGVEEPKAQLASPVAASLAERAGMRSGDWVRASSNDGSEWEDVRSLTDLRWQVTHAVLEGRRLHLLVTNGDGHAQRTVVLELDTLNAKDVDAKLMQSIGLGAPYRGDAPVLSSVKPGGAGAQAGLKAGDVVLSIDGTPMRNIDQLWQTIRASADRRSTDPQRWSVQREGQVLELAVKPAIVADGDKRVGRIEAALGQPIEMVTVRYGLWDGFSQAASRTWEVSVLTLRMLGRMLIGEASLKNLSGPLTIADYAGQSARMGLAYYLGFLAVVSVSLGVLNLLPLPVLDGGHLMYYLFEAVTGRPPSDAWLDRLQRGGVALMLVMTSLALYNDVARLLGLH; this comes from the coding sequence ATGACCACTGTTCTCGCCTTCATCCTGACGTTGGGCGTGCTCATCGTCATCCACGAGTACGGCCACTACCGTGTGGCACGTGCCTGCGGTGTGAAGGTGCTGCGTTTCTCGGTGGGTTTCGGCAAGGTACTGTGGCGCCGCCAGCCGCAGCCCGGCGGCACCGAGTTCGTGCTATCGGCCTTGCCTCTGGGCGGTTACGTGCGCATGCTCGACGAGCGTGAAGGCCCTGTCGGGCCGCATGAACTGCACATGGCCTTCAACCGCAAGCCCTTGCGCCAGCGGGCTGCCATCGTGGCGGCAGGGCCGGCGGCCAATCTCCTGCTGGCCATTCTGTTGTATGCCGCCCAGCACTGGATCGGTGTCGAGGAACCCAAGGCCCAACTGGCTTCGCCGGTGGCGGCAAGCCTGGCCGAACGTGCCGGCATGCGTTCAGGCGACTGGGTGCGAGCCTCGTCGAACGATGGCAGCGAGTGGGAAGACGTGCGCTCGCTGACCGACCTGCGCTGGCAGGTGACCCACGCCGTCCTGGAGGGGCGCCGCCTTCACCTCCTCGTGACCAATGGCGACGGCCATGCGCAGCGCACCGTGGTGCTCGAACTCGACACGCTGAACGCCAAGGACGTCGACGCCAAGCTGATGCAAAGCATCGGCCTCGGGGCGCCCTACCGCGGCGACGCGCCGGTGCTGAGTTCGGTGAAGCCTGGCGGCGCCGGTGCCCAGGCGGGGTTGAAAGCGGGTGACGTGGTGCTGAGCATTGACGGCACGCCGATGCGCAACATCGACCAGCTCTGGCAGACCATCCGTGCAAGTGCCGACCGGCGCTCGACCGACCCGCAGCGCTGGTCGGTGCAGCGCGAGGGGCAGGTCCTCGAACTGGCGGTGAAACCCGCCATCGTGGCCGACGGTGACAAGCGCGTCGGCCGCATCGAAGCGGCACTCGGCCAGCCGATCGAGATGGTGACCGTGCGCTACGGTCTGTGGGATGGTTTCTCGCAGGCGGCGTCGCGCACCTGGGAGGTCTCGGTGCTTACCCTGCGCATGCTCGGGCGCATGCTGATCGGCGAGGCGTCGCTCAAGAACCTGAGCGGCCCGCTCACGATTGCCGACTACGCCGGCCAATCGGCGCGCATGGGCCTCGCTTACTATCTCGGTTTTCTCGCGGTGGTCAGCGTGAGCCTCGGGGTGCTCAACCTGCTGCCCTTGCCAGTCCTCGATGGTGGGCACCTCATGTACTATCTTTTTGAAGCCGTGACGGGGCGGCCGCCCTCCGATGCGTGGTTGGATCGACTGCAGCGCGGCGGTGTGGCGCTGATGCTCGTGATGACGTCGCTCGCCCTCTACAACGACGTGGCCCGCCTGCTGGGCCTGCACTGA